A DNA window from Planctomycetota bacterium contains the following coding sequences:
- the arsS gene encoding arsenosugar biosynthesis radical SAM (seleno)protein ArsS (Some members of this family are selenoproteins.) produces the protein MTTFTLPIAEADAFHRRVGPELRAADAIRSLQINIGLRCNLACGHCHVDSSPARRGEKDNMPDDVADKIIDWVLRHDGVRTIDITGGSPEMSPHFQRMVRAFTGDGRTVMDRCNPTIITHVDRDGTAYDWIPAFLADHRVEVTCSLPCYLQDNVDAQRGDGSYDASIEGLRRLNAVGYGEDPNLTLNLVYNPVGPSLPPPQASLEDDYRRELDARFGLKFTSLFTITNMPIARWRRDLERQGQLEPYLQKLVDAYNPETIPDLMCRHQIHADHHGRLSDCDFNFAVQLPAELPHEEDAAPRLWDFTPEELAQRRIATADHCYGCTAGAGSSCGGALA, from the coding sequence ATGACCACCTTCACCTTGCCTATCGCCGAGGCCGACGCTTTTCACCGGCGGGTCGGCCCCGAGCTGCGCGCAGCCGACGCGATCCGTTCGCTGCAGATCAACATCGGTTTACGCTGCAACCTCGCCTGCGGGCACTGCCACGTCGACTCCTCGCCGGCCCGCCGCGGCGAGAAAGACAACATGCCCGACGACGTCGCGGACAAGATCATCGATTGGGTCTTGAGGCACGACGGCGTCCGCACCATCGACATCACCGGCGGCTCCCCCGAGATGAGCCCGCACTTCCAACGGATGGTCCGAGCCTTCACCGGCGACGGCCGGACCGTCATGGATCGCTGCAACCCCACCATTATCACTCACGTCGACCGCGACGGCACGGCCTACGACTGGATCCCCGCGTTCCTCGCCGACCACCGCGTCGAGGTGACGTGCTCCTTGCCGTGCTACCTGCAGGACAACGTCGACGCCCAACGCGGGGACGGTAGCTACGACGCCTCCATCGAAGGCCTCCGACGACTGAACGCCGTCGGTTACGGCGAGGACCCAAACCTGACGCTTAATCTCGTTTACAACCCCGTCGGCCCGTCGCTGCCCCCGCCGCAGGCGTCGCTCGAAGACGACTACCGGCGTGAGCTCGACGCACGCTTCGGGCTCAAATTCACGTCGCTATTCACGATCACCAACATGCCCATCGCCCGCTGGCGTCGCGACCTGGAACGCCAGGGCCAACTCGAGCCCTATCTCCAGAAACTCGTCGACGCCTACAACCCCGAGACGATCCCGGACCTCATGTGCCGCCACCAGATCCACGCGGACCATCACGGCCGGCTCTCAGACTGCGACTTCAACTTTGCCGTCCAGCTCCCCGCCGAGCTACCACACGAAGAAGACGCCGCTCCACGGCTCTGGGACTTCACGCCGGAAGAACTCGCCCAGCGACGCATCGCCACCGCCGACCACTGCTACGGCTGCACCGCGGGAGCCGGCTCGTCTTGCGGCGGGGCGCTCGCCTGA
- the arsM gene encoding arsenosugar biosynthesis arsenite methyltransferase ArsM yields MNTYHDTVQSVYAEAAAAPADNLCCVPMAPRFLPGLHIPKVMHEMNYGCGSTVHLQDMVPDQTCLYVGVGGGLEALELAYFSRKPGGVIAVDPVAEMREAATQNLELAAETNEWFDPSFVKIVDGDALHLPVNDDSIDFAAQNCLFNIFKTGGDLERALSEMYRVLKPFGRLVMSDPITPRPMPEHLIDNEILRAQCLSGCLSFEDYLKTITDAGFGSGEVRMRRPYRSLDAASYDLDEDLLLETIEVAAFKSPMPDDGPCIFTGKYALYTGPEGSFDDGKGHVLPKNMPLAVCDKTGAALAALGRDDIYVTESTFHYQGGGCC; encoded by the coding sequence ATGAACACCTATCACGACACCGTCCAATCTGTATACGCCGAGGCCGCCGCCGCCCCGGCGGACAATCTCTGCTGCGTTCCGATGGCTCCGCGGTTCCTGCCGGGTTTGCACATCCCCAAGGTGATGCACGAGATGAACTACGGCTGCGGCAGCACCGTGCATCTCCAGGACATGGTCCCCGACCAGACCTGCCTGTACGTAGGTGTCGGCGGTGGCCTCGAAGCACTCGAGCTGGCCTACTTCTCCCGCAAGCCCGGCGGCGTCATCGCGGTCGACCCCGTGGCGGAGATGCGGGAAGCGGCGACCCAGAACCTCGAACTCGCCGCCGAAACCAACGAATGGTTCGACCCCTCGTTCGTCAAGATCGTCGACGGCGATGCGTTGCACCTTCCCGTCAACGATGATTCCATCGACTTCGCCGCCCAGAACTGCCTGTTCAATATCTTCAAAACCGGCGGCGACCTCGAACGCGCGCTCTCCGAGATGTACCGGGTGCTCAAGCCGTTCGGCCGGCTGGTCATGTCCGACCCGATCACCCCCCGGCCGATGCCCGAGCACTTGATCGACAACGAAATTCTCCGGGCTCAATGCCTCTCGGGCTGCCTCAGCTTCGAAGACTATCTCAAGACCATCACCGACGCGGGCTTCGGCTCGGGCGAGGTCCGTATGCGTCGCCCATACCGCAGCCTCGACGCCGCCAGCTACGACCTGGACGAAGACCTGCTGCTCGAAACCATCGAGGTGGCCGCGTTCAAAAGCCCGATGCCCGACGACGGCCCTTGCATCTTCACCGGCAAGTACGCCTTGTACACCGGCCCCGAAGGGAGCTTCGACGACGGCAAGGGACACGTCCTGCCCAAAAACATGCCGCTGGCCGTTTGCGACAAGACGGGGGCCGCGCTCGCCGCGCTCGGTCGTGACGACATCTACGTTACGGAGAGCACGTTCCACTACCAGGGCGGCGGGTGCTGCTGA
- a CDS encoding DUF547 domain-containing protein, translated as MILPLALADYEAETAPGAAPPIASTSESTRTPEAGKITLQSDATAAAIPLSADHASVLADYDALLREHVTPAGLVDYDALRSAPDRLDAYVAFLATADLQAMPDAERLATLINAYNAFTLRLIADYPGISSIMEIPEDKRWKHARWNLAGQIVSLDGLEHQIIRKQFDEPRIHWAVVCAAISCPPLRPEAYTGDGLDAQLSDQSRIVHTSPKWLQFNAGSNLLKVTPLYNWYGSDFGEGHPAIVANVAPYVDGLSAGDSPSIDWLHYDWSLNTQ; from the coding sequence TTGATTCTGCCGCTCGCCTTAGCGGATTACGAAGCCGAAACCGCCCCGGGTGCCGCGCCTCCGATCGCGAGTACGTCCGAGTCGACCCGTACACCCGAAGCGGGCAAGATCACGCTTCAATCCGACGCGACCGCCGCTGCGATCCCGCTTTCGGCCGATCATGCTTCGGTGCTCGCCGATTACGACGCCTTGCTCCGCGAACACGTGACGCCCGCGGGCCTCGTGGATTACGACGCGTTGCGGTCGGCACCCGATCGGCTCGACGCATATGTCGCCTTCCTCGCGACGGCCGATCTGCAAGCGATGCCCGACGCGGAGCGACTGGCCACGCTGATCAACGCCTATAACGCCTTCACGCTGCGGCTGATCGCGGACTACCCGGGCATCTCGTCGATCATGGAGATCCCCGAGGACAAGCGCTGGAAGCACGCCCGCTGGAACCTTGCCGGCCAAATCGTGAGCCTCGACGGTCTCGAGCACCAGATCATCCGGAAGCAGTTCGACGAGCCGCGTATCCACTGGGCGGTGGTGTGTGCGGCGATCAGCTGCCCGCCGCTACGACCCGAGGCGTACACCGGTGATGGGCTCGACGCACAGCTCTCCGACCAATCTCGGATCGTGCATACCTCGCCGAAGTGGCTGCAATTCAACGCGGGTTCGAACCTGCTCAAGGTGACGCCGCTCTACAACTGGTACGGCAGCGACTTCGGCGAAGGCCACCCCGCGATCGTGGCCAACGTGGCGCCATACGTGGACGGCTTGAGCGCCGGCGATTCACCCAGCATCGACTGGCTGCATTACGATTGGTCGCTGAACACGCAGTAA
- a CDS encoding M14 family zinc carboxypeptidase has protein sequence MHLKLMPHRLAEIVAIGVLALAASAQASLTLNGDFDHGSLQSYTVSGTTTPRVNLVGRDNFYGGNQWRWMNFKATGALGITPQFVVDQPFAGGLNRLESHPMVYSYDGENWEFFDKSGLNRVRGGANEVFSFSNNTPFTQDEVQVAYAFPYSYGDSVAHTLEVLDSPWAQPTASAVPGRAGVNGVIGQSPGGTDDLGRTIDPQNIYAYRITNPQTDSATEPKRKVVITTGMHAGEVLGTHTFAGLVDWLISDDPRAANLRDVAEFFAYPTMNPDGRLAGNSRATVQNPDRDPNGFWNPSLWGPHQDIAVNGQAMIDDVASTPGTVDAFIDFHSTIPFDADDFGFIEFEQGDNQADWWVRLRELQPNVQEIDSTSTTWTSANFAEAFLTAQVDVTFETMFGFERDLDYYRQLGENFGVAFYENWAEPIPEPAFLLGLAGIGSAVLLRRRVA, from the coding sequence ATGCACCTAAAATTGATGCCCCACCGGCTCGCCGAAATCGTCGCCATCGGCGTCCTGGCCCTGGCCGCTTCCGCCCAGGCCAGCCTCACCCTCAACGGCGATTTCGACCACGGATCTCTCCAGAGCTACACGGTTTCCGGCACGACCACGCCGCGCGTGAACTTGGTCGGCCGAGACAACTTCTACGGCGGCAATCAGTGGCGTTGGATGAACTTCAAAGCCACCGGTGCCCTGGGGATCACGCCACAATTCGTCGTGGATCAGCCGTTCGCCGGCGGCCTCAACCGTCTCGAAAGCCACCCGATGGTCTACTCGTATGACGGCGAAAACTGGGAATTCTTCGACAAAAGCGGTCTGAACCGCGTCCGTGGCGGGGCCAATGAGGTCTTCAGCTTCTCGAACAATACGCCCTTCACCCAAGACGAAGTCCAGGTCGCCTACGCATTCCCGTATAGCTACGGCGACTCCGTGGCCCACACCCTTGAAGTTCTCGACAGCCCCTGGGCCCAGCCAACCGCCAGCGCGGTTCCCGGCCGAGCCGGCGTGAACGGCGTCATCGGGCAATCCCCCGGCGGCACCGACGATCTGGGCCGAACCATCGATCCACAGAACATCTATGCCTACCGCATTACCAATCCTCAGACCGACTCGGCCACAGAGCCCAAACGAAAAGTCGTGATCACCACCGGCATGCACGCCGGTGAAGTCCTCGGCACGCACACCTTCGCGGGCCTGGTTGATTGGCTGATCTCCGACGACCCGCGGGCGGCGAACCTGCGCGACGTCGCCGAGTTCTTCGCGTATCCCACGATGAACCCCGACGGACGCTTGGCGGGCAACAGCCGCGCAACCGTGCAGAACCCCGATCGCGATCCCAACGGCTTCTGGAACCCGAGCCTCTGGGGCCCTCACCAGGACATCGCCGTCAATGGCCAGGCCATGATTGACGACGTCGCCTCGACGCCCGGCACGGTCGATGCCTTCATCGACTTCCACTCCACCATCCCGTTCGACGCCGACGACTTCGGGTTCATCGAGTTCGAGCAGGGCGACAACCAGGCCGACTGGTGGGTGCGTCTACGCGAGTTGCAGCCCAACGTTCAGGAGATCGACTCGACGAGTACCACCTGGACCAGCGCGAACTTCGCCGAAGCCTTCCTCACCGCTCAGGTCGACGTCACGTTCGAAACCATGTTCGGCTTCGAGCGAGACCTCGACTACTACCGACAACTCGGCGAAAACTTCGGTGTCGCGTTCTACGAAAACTGGGCCGAGCCGATCCCCGAGCCCGCGTTTCTGCTGGGGCTGGCGGGGATCGGCTCGGCCGTGCTTCTACGTCGGCGGGTGGCTTGA
- a CDS encoding DUF2868 domain-containing protein translates to MFSRRPQLADLLALSVIGQRDAAATRRSLHRRDRDRFLAWQRQPSTGPWNPKVATATQRVERWLGEDERGTLRARLASATAWSFWSAVVLAALLGVAAAGVLFRYDGSRPINVLWVLLVFVLLPLVTALVSGLGMLIGWPRPGWTPGATLWAWIWGKLAKRTWAAAGTTAEAVVRTHAKVLRRALVVHAWWVGQCVGLAFVAAGTLTFVVLLATSDLAFGWASTLPLESDRLADGFAAAFWFAPSLAPDAAILEATVAERATPFADRYAADPERFKAWWRPLLALVLVYGLMPRLLLTAVAGWRGSRGVTKSFALHPAVSEIDARMTTPFVESSDPATAAAATIPSAVPARPVVALDVSSKPEAARWLCWADAPLPEDVSRGDVLAIGGEVSLEDDRRALDAVAEDPAASVVRIAVKAWEPPLAEFTDWLAELRRGLGDGRPVEVVAMVRGRSDRDKAEVWQRALGRLSDPWLRVYVSEVEAER, encoded by the coding sequence ATGTTCTCGCGCCGGCCCCAACTCGCGGATTTGCTTGCGTTGAGCGTCATCGGGCAACGGGACGCCGCGGCCACCCGACGGAGCCTCCATCGGCGTGATCGTGACCGCTTCCTGGCTTGGCAGAGGCAGCCATCCACCGGCCCCTGGAACCCGAAGGTCGCGACGGCGACGCAGCGTGTGGAACGTTGGTTGGGCGAGGACGAACGCGGCACCCTGCGTGCCCGGCTGGCGTCGGCGACCGCGTGGTCGTTCTGGTCGGCGGTGGTGCTGGCCGCGCTGTTGGGTGTGGCCGCGGCGGGGGTGCTGTTTCGTTACGACGGCAGCCGGCCGATCAACGTGCTGTGGGTGCTGCTGGTGTTCGTCTTGCTGCCGTTGGTGACCGCGCTGGTTTCCGGGTTGGGCATGCTGATCGGTTGGCCCCGGCCGGGCTGGACGCCCGGCGCGACGCTTTGGGCGTGGATCTGGGGCAAGCTCGCGAAGCGGACGTGGGCGGCGGCGGGCACCACGGCCGAGGCGGTGGTGCGCACCCACGCCAAGGTGCTTCGCCGGGCGCTGGTGGTCCACGCGTGGTGGGTCGGGCAGTGCGTCGGCCTGGCGTTCGTGGCGGCGGGCACCCTGACCTTCGTGGTGCTGCTCGCGACCAGCGATTTGGCGTTCGGCTGGGCGAGCACGCTTCCGCTCGAGAGCGACCGGTTGGCCGACGGCTTCGCGGCGGCGTTCTGGTTTGCGCCGAGCCTCGCGCCGGACGCGGCCATATTGGAAGCCACGGTTGCTGAACGGGCGACGCCGTTCGCGGATCGGTACGCGGCCGACCCGGAGCGTTTCAAGGCGTGGTGGCGGCCGTTGCTCGCCTTGGTGCTGGTGTACGGGCTCATGCCTCGGTTGTTGCTGACGGCGGTGGCGGGGTGGCGTGGTTCGCGTGGCGTCACCAAGTCGTTCGCGTTGCACCCGGCCGTATCGGAGATCGACGCAAGGATGACCACGCCGTTCGTCGAATCGTCGGACCCCGCTACGGCCGCGGCAGCGACGATCCCATCGGCCGTTCCTGCTCGACCCGTGGTGGCGTTGGACGTCTCCTCGAAACCCGAGGCGGCGCGCTGGCTGTGTTGGGCGGACGCGCCGCTGCCCGAGGACGTGTCGCGGGGAGACGTGCTGGCCATCGGCGGCGAGGTGTCGCTGGAAGACGATCGGCGGGCGCTCGATGCCGTGGCCGAAGACCCGGCCGCCAGCGTGGTCCGTATCGCGGTCAAGGCTTGGGAGCCGCCGCTGGCGGAATTCACGGACTGGTTAGCCGAACTCCGCCGAGGTTTGGGAGACGGACGACCGGTGGAGGTCGTCGCGATGGTGCGCGGCCGATCGGACCGCGACAAGGCCGAGGTCTGGCAGCGTGCTTTAGGTCGGTTGAGCGATCCGTGGTTGCGGGTCTACGTCTCCGAAGTGGAGGCCGAGCGGTGA
- a CDS encoding GTPase/DUF3482 domain-containing protein yields the protein MSDPNAQNSSPEPPRFVVVGHPNKGKSSIVATLAQDDAVRIAPEPGTTTRADAFELRIDGRLLYSLVDTPGFQRARAVLAWLREHETDAAEHPALVRRFVETPEHAERFPDEVALLRPLVDSAATTGVLYVVDGSTPYGPEYEPEMEILRWTGRPRMALVNPIGSADHVDQWRTALGQFFGTVRVFNAVDAPWVKRVELLEAFGQLDEAWQPTVRAGIDALRADRRLREGEAAELIAASLVTALRLREDRRLGSNEDASSIREALEVKYRQGLEKLEHDTRDRVEEAYGFLRLQREDESPEAMHALLGELFAESTWNQLGLSRKQLLAAGALSAAGGGVVLDLAAQGLSFGVFTAGGALLGAAGAWWGGGKLPETKVLGLPMGGNLARVGPMRNPNFAFVWLGRARLHHRHIAQRTHARRDTLVLEPNATLDWSPDVRRRVVRAIGPLIKKPDSLEAATAARAPLVEAVRDVLREDATLLDAKHPF from the coding sequence GTGAGCGACCCGAACGCACAAAATTCCTCGCCAGAGCCCCCTCGTTTCGTCGTGGTTGGGCACCCCAACAAAGGCAAGTCGAGCATCGTCGCGACGCTCGCCCAGGACGACGCGGTCCGCATCGCGCCTGAACCGGGTACGACCACGCGGGCCGACGCGTTCGAGCTGCGTATCGACGGGCGGCTCTTGTACAGCCTGGTCGACACGCCGGGTTTCCAACGCGCCCGGGCGGTGTTGGCTTGGTTACGCGAGCACGAGACCGACGCGGCGGAACACCCGGCGTTGGTCCGCCGCTTCGTCGAAACCCCGGAGCACGCCGAGCGTTTCCCCGACGAGGTGGCGCTCCTGCGTCCTCTGGTCGATTCGGCCGCGACGACGGGCGTCCTGTACGTCGTGGACGGCTCGACGCCGTACGGCCCGGAGTATGAGCCCGAGATGGAGATCCTGCGTTGGACCGGCCGGCCGAGGATGGCGCTGGTGAACCCGATCGGTTCGGCGGACCACGTCGACCAATGGCGGACGGCTTTGGGTCAGTTCTTCGGCACCGTGCGGGTTTTCAACGCGGTGGATGCCCCGTGGGTGAAACGCGTCGAGTTGCTCGAAGCATTCGGCCAACTCGACGAAGCCTGGCAGCCCACCGTGCGGGCCGGGATCGACGCCTTGCGGGCCGATCGACGGCTGCGCGAGGGCGAGGCGGCGGAACTCATCGCCGCGTCGCTGGTCACGGCGTTGAGGCTCCGTGAAGATCGGCGGCTCGGGTCGAATGAAGACGCTTCGTCGATCCGCGAAGCGCTCGAGGTCAAGTATCGGCAAGGCTTAGAAAAGCTGGAACACGATACCCGCGACCGCGTCGAAGAGGCCTATGGGTTCCTGCGCTTGCAACGCGAGGACGAGTCTCCCGAGGCGATGCACGCTTTGCTCGGCGAACTCTTCGCCGAATCGACGTGGAACCAATTGGGGTTATCGCGAAAACAACTGCTGGCCGCCGGAGCGCTCAGCGCCGCGGGCGGCGGGGTGGTCCTGGACCTTGCGGCGCAGGGCCTGAGCTTCGGCGTGTTCACCGCGGGCGGCGCGTTGCTGGGGGCCGCGGGAGCCTGGTGGGGCGGCGGCAAGCTCCCGGAAACCAAGGTCCTCGGGTTGCCGATGGGTGGGAACCTCGCCCGAGTCGGGCCGATGCGAAACCCGAATTTCGCTTTCGTGTGGTTGGGGCGGGCCCGCCTCCACCACCGGCACATCGCGCAGCGGACCCACGCGCGTCGCGACACGCTCGTGCTCGAGCCCAACGCCACGCTCGACTGGTCTCCGGATGTTCGTCGGCGGGTGGTTCGGGCAATCGGCCCTTTGATCAAGAAGCCCGATTCGCTCGAAGCCGCTACGGCGGCCCGGGCTCCGCTGGTCGAAGCCGTTCGGGACGTGCTGCGGGAAGACGCGACGTTGTTGGACGCCAAGCATCCGTTTTAG
- the phoU gene encoding phosphate signaling complex protein PhoU, which yields MSIFLERQIDRLKKQVLALGMLCEESVRDAVTAVLKRDVDLAERVIERDKQIDLAEVDLEEECLHTLALNQPVAFDLRYVVAVLKINNDLERIGDHSKNIAEQAIALAEEAELDQMPYDLRTMSQHVNEMLRDALDALVTLDTDKARGVRKQDDQVDRINANMYDAVIAAMRRDPHRMEQLVHFMSISKQLERIADHACNIAKDVLYMAEGEILRHMRLRGAKAPEASS from the coding sequence GTGTCCATCTTCCTCGAACGCCAGATCGACCGTCTCAAAAAACAGGTGCTCGCACTGGGCATGCTATGCGAAGAGAGCGTGCGCGACGCCGTGACCGCGGTGCTCAAGCGGGACGTCGACCTCGCCGAACGTGTCATCGAACGAGACAAACAGATCGATCTCGCCGAGGTGGACCTGGAAGAAGAATGCCTCCACACCCTCGCGTTGAATCAGCCGGTCGCGTTCGATCTGCGTTACGTGGTCGCGGTGCTCAAAATCAATAATGACCTGGAGCGGATCGGCGATCATTCCAAAAACATCGCCGAACAGGCCATCGCTCTCGCGGAGGAAGCCGAGCTCGATCAGATGCCGTACGACCTCCGGACCATGAGCCAGCACGTAAACGAGATGCTGCGCGACGCGTTGGACGCGTTGGTCACGCTCGACACCGATAAGGCCCGCGGCGTCCGGAAGCAGGACGACCAGGTGGACCGCATCAACGCGAACATGTACGACGCCGTGATCGCCGCGATGCGCCGCGACCCGCACCGGATGGAGCAGCTCGTCCACTTCATGAGCATCTCCAAGCAGCTCGAACGCATCGCGGACCACGCCTGCAACATCGCCAAGGACGTGCTTTACATGGCCGAGGGCGAGATCCTTCGGCACATGCGGCTGCGTGGAGCCAAGGCACCAGAAGCTTCTTCCTAA